DNA from Lentibacillus amyloliquefaciens:
GATGAAAACAAGCAAAAGGTTGACACGTTAAGTGAAGAATATGAATCGCATTCAGGTTCTTATCACAATCCTTTTGAAGACGGCGGAATAGCTGCTGTTCATCATAATAAGGTTGACTCGGCTTATGAGTATTGGGGAGAGGCATGGTCTTTAGATATGCTAATCGAAGAAGTGAATTCGGCTGATAATACATTTTTGGATAATAAATTCTACAACGATGTGAAAAAGGAAGTGCAGAAGAACATTGATTATATCAATGAACAAGAAATAGATTTAACGTATTAATTAACCATAATAAGGAACTTACCTGCATTTAAGGTAGGTTCTTTTTTTATGTCAAAGAAGAGGAGGGTAGTGTTTTCATGGATGAATTGAAAAAGCTTTATGAGGATTTAGCCGCCATTTTAGATCTAAGTAGTGGATGGCTCTATGATGACCTCATCCGTAACATTTGGTGGGGGATTATTCAAGCTTTAGTTTGGATTAACAATTGGATCGAAGGTGTGGCAACGGATGTTGTCACACTTGGCGGTGTGTATGATAATCCCGCCATGAATCGCTTTATCGAAACGATTCAGCCGTATGTGTTTGGTATGTTTGTTGTGACGCTTACCGTTGTCGGGTTTCAATTTATGCTGAATAAAATTGAAAAGCGAAATGACGTGCTGATGAATGTTTTGATCGCTGTAAGTGTCATTATCATCCTGCCGAATCTCATGAGTATGATGGATGATTTGTTGAACGAAGGTGTATCTGCATTAGATGAACCCGGAACACTATCCGATAACGTCCTTAAAAGGAACGTTGCGGATGTGATGTATTACGTTGACAGTGGTTTTAATTATGCCAGTGGAAGCAATAAAGAGACCGTGGCCGGCAATGAAAACTTGCTTCCGCATCCACCAGATGCTCAAAATAAAGACATCGGGACAACGGATTATACATTCGGAAATCAATTGGAAAATCCTGATTCAATTGAAGTCAATGAAAAGTTGGATGTGTTTGAGGATGATGGTTGGTTTAGTTGGACAACCGAACCATGGGTGGAAAATTTGTCAGAAAAACAAAAGAATTTTTTGAAACGTCGCCTCATCTCAACCGGGATGGTGGAACAAAAGTCGTGAAACTTAACACAAACACAGTCCCAGCTACCAATCTGGGCCAACAAAGCTACTATAGGTATCACGTCAACTGGGGTATCGCAATAGCCACATTGGCCGTAACAGCTTTTGCATTAGTGATTACAACCATTAAAATAGGCCGTGCCATGTTTGACTTGGCGTTTCACCAATTATTTGCCATGTTCACGGCAGCAACGGACTTAACGGGCGGTCAACGCTTGAAAAAAGTACTCGTGGAGATTGCCAGTACATTTGCTGTCATTTTTGTGATGATGGTGCTGTTACGGATGTTCATCATTTATGCGCAGTGGGCGAACGACATGGAACAACATATCGGTATTATAGGTACCATTTTGCTGCTGATTGCTGGTGCCTGGGCATTAATTGATGCGCCTGATATTGTACAACGCTTATTGGGCATTGATGCCGGACTGCGTTCTGGATGGCAGGCCATGATGGGCGGTTATGCTGCTGGTCGCATGGTTGGCGCAGGTGGCAAAATGACAGCTGAAGCTGGTGGTAAAGCACTTAAAGCAGGTGGCAAGATTGGTGGCGGTGCGGTTGCTGGTGGTACTGGCATGACAAGAGCATTGAAAAATAACAGCCATGTAAAACCAATGCCTTCCCATAGACATGCTGGATCACCACGTCAAGAAGGCCAATTCTCAACAAGTATGCCCAATGGAAATGCGCCACGTTATGAAAACAACGGGGAAGTACTGTTGGGAAAGGACAACCGACTCACGAAGCTCGACCGTCATCCGTCAATTCGATGCAAAGACAAGGTCAACAATCGGCCAGTATTAGTTCCGATCATTCAGGCGGTGTCACACCATCATCTATTCATGGTGGACAGTCGCCAGAACCATCTGGCCATGTTAATATTCCGACATCACCAAAGATGACGAATCAGTCAAGTGCGGGAGCTTCAGAAGGCCATATCCATCCAAAACCAAAGCATACCTTATTTGGTGGGAATCGTACGGTGCAGCGAGCCGGCCACTTCCTGACACGGGCACATAATACCGGTTATGATGCCGGTCAAAAAATGAACCATATTCGTGGAAGTATCAAACAAGGATTGAATAAAAAGGACGTGCAAAAGCCAAAAGATACACAAAAGGGGCTGAGAGACCATGACATACGAGATTCCGAAAGAGATTAAGGCAAAACCGAAAATTTTAGGGTTGGAAATGCGGGAGCTAGTCATTCTATTGATTAGCTCTCTTTTAGTGTTAACGATCTTGCGGGATTTGGTTCATAGTGTTTTTATGATTCCGTATTTTGTGGCCGTGATAGGCTTCATGATTTACCTGTTTATACCATCCGGCCACAATCCGAAAAAAAGACATTATGAATCACTCATTCTATTTTTTCGCCATAAAAAGACTGGTTACCATGCCATGGATAAGCACAAGCAGGAAAATCATCAATTGCGTCAATAACGGGTAACGGAAGGAGGTTCACAGTCAACATGAACCAAGAAGACAAGGTGACTTACGGTGAATCTAATAATAAACAGACGAAACGAAGGCAATGGACAACTAAAATCAAGAGGATTTTGAAAATGAAACAAGATGACAAGACAACGTCAGGGAAGAAGAAAGTAAAAATGTTGAGACAAACGCCGGAGATACTACCGTTTGTGCAAATTCATAATGACCATATTCTTTTGAAGAATGGCGTAATGGATATACTCCAGATTCAAACGAAAAACATTCATGCTTTGAACGATACTGATTTGAATGTTTTATTGATGAACCGAACCCGTTTTTTACGAAGTTATTTCAGGTCCTATAAAGAGATCATTTTAAACTTTCCAGCGAATACGGAGGCCCAGCGCACGTATTGGTTGAAGAAACGCGAACAGACAACCAGTCCTATTCGATTGGAATATATCGACCAAAAATTACTTGAGTTTGACTTCTTGGAGCGTGAACGTTCAAACCGTGAGTTTTTTATTTTTGTGTATGCGGACGATAAGCAGGAACTGACTGACCGAAAAAACGATGCTATACAAGGGATGCACCAGGCTTTCCCATTAACAGAATTAACACGAACCAAAAAGGAACAGATTCTGTTTCTATTAAACAATCAAAACACCAAATTATAGGAAGGACGATTATGATGGCAATGCAAATGAAACAATCAGGCAAACCGAAACCACCTCAACTGGATCAAGGCTTTCTAACGTCGATACAACCACAGGGCGGTATTCGTTTTAAAGACAAATATATCAAAAAAGGGATGGGTATGAGGCGTGCATTCATGTTTTTGAATATCCATCCAGTGTTGATGTGTTGTGGCTCGATAAAATTATGGCCATGTATGATGTGACCGTTGTAACAGACGTGGCAACAATGAACCAGGACGAGACGGTGAGTGCGATCAATAAAAGCATGGTGGAACAGGATGTCCGGTTCAGAAGCTCCAAGCATGAATCGGAACGGATGGATGCGCAACGTGGTTATCAGGAGATGGAAGACTTATACAGGCAAATAAGTGAAATGGGGAAGTCATTAAATTACTGCATATTCGTTTGTTTGTAGCTTCGCCAACCATTTGGGAACTGGAAAAGAAGGCGGAACGAACCATGTCCAAGTTACAATCATTTGGGTTTAAAGGACAGATTTTTTTGAATGAAACTTACTGGGAATGGCAGTCTTTATTCCTTCCCTATGAACAACAACTGGCTTTTCCAAACAAACGGGAAGGAAAAGGAATGCCAGCCGTGACACTTGCATCAGGCTTGCCTTATCACTTCTCGGAATTAAATGATCGAACCGGAAGTTACCTAGGGACATCGTTTACCGGGGGCAATGTACTATTTGATCTTTTTCATAAGGATAAAATGAGACGGTTTTTTAATGCAGTAGTTGTCGGAAAAATGGGTGCCGGTAAGTCAACCACGCTAAAAAAATTATTGATGGACAATGAAGCACGTGGACATTTTATTCGAGGTTTTGATGTAACGGGTGAATTTAAGACACTTGTTAAGTCAGTGAATGGACACACTATTAGTCTTGATGGGAGTGATGGCGTCATCAATCCACTGCAAATCTTTCGAACAGAAGATAATAACAATCCGGAAAAGAATGAGGAAATCAGTTTTATGCAGCACATATCAAAGGTGGCAACTTTTTATATGTTTCTCTCTGGTAACCCTTCCTCTGAGGAAATTGAAGAGTTCAAAAAGGTGCTGCGGCTTTTTTATGATTCACTTGGTTTCACGGATAAAATTCATACGACAGGTATTACGTCACTGGCTAATGAGGACTATCCCATTTTCAGTGACTTTTTAATGTTCATTCGTGATCAACTCTATGACAATACTGAGAAACGCATCATTCGTTCAGAACTATCATCCACAAGGATTAAGCGACTCGAAAAAATAGAATTGGTCATTGATAATCTGGTGAATAGTTTTTCTTATTTATTTAACGGTCATACAACGATTCCTGATATTACAGATGAACAGGTTATTTTCTTTTCAATTCGTAATTTAACAGGGTTAGAAAAAAGTGTGTTCAACGCTCAGATGTTTAATACGCTGAACCTGATTTGGGATAACTTAATACAGGTTGGATCTTTGCAAAAACAGAAAATGTATGAAGATGAAGCGTTTGATGTCGATGAAGCGACACGTTTTTTGGTCATGATTGATGAAGCCCATCGACTGGTCAACTCGGAAAATATGCTGGCGGTGAAGTTCTTAACGGATTTTGCACGTGAAGCACGGAAATATTTCGGGGGACTCATCCTGGCCAGTCAATCCATCCGTGATTTTGTGCCGGATCATTCCGACACGGACACGGTCACCAAAATACGGACATTATTTGAACTCACCCAATATAAATTTGTGATGCAGCAGGATTCCAATTCATTAGATACGTTACGGACCGTTTTTGAAGGACAACTGACAGATAGTGAGTTGGAACATGTGCCGCAATTACAGCAAGGGGAATGTTTATTAAGTATCAGTGGTGTGGGTAATTTGATGCTCTCCATTGAAGCATCTGACGAAGAATTGCATCTGTTTGAGGGGGATTGTAATGGAAAAACGGGTTCTTTATAAGTTTATATTCCTTCTCATCGTTGCTTTGTTAATCATAGCGATGTATGTCTGGAAATGGACAACCGATGACGAAGAACCACAAAATCCGGAAGATTTATTCGATGAATCACAGCAACAACCACCAGAGCTTCAAGAAGACAAAATCGATGAAGCATTAGGTACTAACCATGATTCAAATGCTGAAGATGGAACACAAAATGCCACCCAGCAAACGACTGAAGATCAACATGAAACCACATATCAAAAACAATTTGGTCATCAAGCAGTTACGAGTGCAAAGGAGCAAGCAAAAGAAGGGCTTGCTCTTTATCTATCTCAAATCTCCGACTGGGATAAATGGGAAGGGGTTGTGACGTCTTCGTTTTTGAAGGAAATCAAACAAGCTATTCCAGCAGTGAAGGAAGCAAATGTTGAACGGCGTATTGAATCCATAGAACTGTTTGCTTCTAATGCATCACAATCCAACAACATGGTATTCGGGGCATTTGCCACATGGCATGTCACATCAAATGAACGTGTAGCCAATCAGCGAACGCAACTTTTTTACCTGACCATGGTGCAACAAAACGATCAATGGCTGGTGAACAAACTGGTAACCCCTGATGAGGGCATGGAAGGAAAGATCGATAAATGAAACATATTTGGGGTGCCGTGAAAGCCATTGGTAAGACAAAAGCGGTAGGATGGATTGTTGGTCTTGCTGCAGCGAATATCATTCCTATACTGATTGGCTTAGTCTTAATGAGTATTATGTTTGCGATTATTGGCGCATTAGGTGGGAGCGTTGACGAACAACAATCCAATCAAAATAATCCATCTGCCGGTTATGTATGTTCGGCAACAGGTGAGATTAATCAGAAAAAATGGGATGATGTTTTTCAAAATCAAAAGCGTTCAGGGTCACTAAAAGGGCATGGTGATGACATTATTCAATTGTCGGAAGAAAAAGGTCTTGATCCTGTTTTGTTTGCTTCCATTGCGTTACATGAAACCGCCTGGGGGAAATCAAATGCCATTCAACAAAAAAATAACCCCGGCGGATTGATGAATCCTGACGGAAGTGGCCTATTTCAGTTTTCAACCCTAAAAGAAGGATTAGAGTCCATGTCGCAAACATTATATAACCGTATCAAAGTGGACGGGTTGGTGACTATTGAACAATTAGGAAGTGTCTATGCACCAGTTGGTGCTGAAAACGACCCAAACAATTTAAACGAACATTGGGTGCCAACAACGAAAGAAATTGCCCAAAAGTTGGGTGGTTTAACGATGAATTGTGAACCATCTGACCAACCAGACATGGAACTGATTGGCGATAAAGAATGGATATCGTCACATACCAAAAACATTACATCGGGATTCGGAAATCGGAGTTGTGGTGGCTGTTCGTCATTTCATGCTGGTATAGATGTCGCATCGGGTGGTATTCGGGGAGCGCCAATCACAGCATTTGCGGATGGTGAAATTGTTATCAGTAAAGCAAATGGCACGACATTCCAATCAAGCAGCAACAACATGGGAACAGGTTATGGCTGGTATGTGGAAATTAGACATGACGACGGTTTAAGGACAAGATATGCGCACATGATGGAAAAGGGAAAACCAGTAGGCACAAACGTTGAAGCAGGTGAGGTCATTGGAAAAGTTGGTTCAACCGGTGCATCGACCGGTGCTCATTTACATTTTGAAGTCATCGTAAATGGTGAAAAAGTTGATCCGATGCCATACGTTAAACCGTTTTTAACAGGTGAACAGTAATCAAGGAAAGGCGTGAGACCATTTGAAAAACAAATTGAATCGTGGACGTGAAAACAAAGTCTATATCAGTCTATTGCTTGTCGCCGGCCTTGCGTTTGGCGTTTTTTTTACGTCTAAAACATGGATGTATGACGACAGTGTGATTGCCCAAACGTCTTTTAATGAATCAATTGGCGGTCTTAGTCAAACGACATTAACGCTTCGTGATTGGGAGTATAACCCCAAAAATAAATTGATGGAGGTGACGTTGGAACGTAACCATACCGGAACAGATGCAGTCGAACCGACGTTTTCGTTTTATGCGAAAGAACAAAATGAGAGTCAAAAATACAATGCAGAATTGGTGTATCAATCAGACAACAACATGGTTGTTCAAATTGAAAATGTTCCTGAATCCTTTCAAGTTATCGGGCTATTCGTGACGGAACACCGTGATCAAAACATCTTGAAACAAGCGTACAAAAAACAGCTGGAAAACAAAGGTGATGAAATAACGGTAACCGATCAAGACATCAAAGAATCTGATCTGCCTGAACCGGAAGAAGTGATTGTGGTTGGTGATTACAGAAAAATTGACATCAATCAATCATTGAAAACGAAGACGGATAAAGGGTACAAGAAAGAAAATATTATTGCCGATATGGAACGTACGAAACAGGAAATTACCACAATCATTGAGGAAGATATACCGTTTCAGGAAGACCTGATGACGACACTTAAAGAAGAGAAACAATCGTTAAAACAAGACATGGCGTTTGAAACAAATGAAGAACAAACAAACAGTAAACGGGAGATTGAACAAAAGGATATAGCTATAGAAGATGCAAAAAGTGAAATCGAAAAACTGAAAAAGAGGGTGAAGGAGCTCCGGGATAAATATCAAAGTCGTGAAGAAAAACTGAATACTTTAACACAAAATAAGGATGACAATCAGCAACAAGATAATGACAAAGAGGATGCCGATAATGCGAAAACTGATCAACAAGATGATAACAATAATGCGGCCAAAAAGGATGAAAAATAGCACCCAAAACCTATATTAAACCTATATAGACACCTATATAAAAGCTATATAATCGCCCAAAAAAATGGTCTTACCGGAAAACTAGGCTCTGCCTAGTTCCCCACCTTGTGTGGGGACATTTTCCCCTTATCCTGTTCAACACTATTGGCGCTCTCATGAAGATGCTCCATTTATTGAAGGTATTTGCCAAAGAGGAAAGGCATTCACATCCTATTGTGGTGTGACCATGCAGCAAATAAATAGAAAGGAATGATGCAATAATGGAAATCAAAGTGCGCGATGTCGATACCGGTGCCGTCAACGTTTTAAATGACGAAGCACGAAAACAAAACGTGTCACGGAATGAATTATTAAAACGACACATTGAAGATTTAGCACAGTTTAATGGCATAAAACGTGCTGAAAAAGAATTGGATTCCACGATAAGTCGCGTAGGTGATGCATTAGAGATGACGTACAATCGTATTGACCAATTAGAAAAACAATCCATGAAAATGTATTTGTTACTAGCCACTGTGTTGGATGTTGATCCTGAAGAAGTAGATGATTATTTGGAGAAGGTGTTCAAGATAAATATATAAGGAGATGATGACAAATGAATGAAAAAAAGACAACAAAGAAAGGTTCATACTTCCTGTTAAATCCAGTTACGAAAGACAAGATACAGACCATTGCAGGTGAGAAAAATGTGTCTCAAGCCGATGTGATTACGGGAGCCATTGATCACTTTTATGCAGACCGTGATGAAAAGTATGGTGTGTTTAAAAACATGATCTCGGATTTAATGGACGAAAAGCTTGCAGCTATGCAAGACAAATTACAACGTATTCAGGTTACCGGCAATGTGGTGGACCGTGACACGAAAATTCTGTTGGAATTTATGAACCATTATTATTTGATGAATGAGTTTAAAGATTTGATCACCACTGAAAAATATAAAACGAATGGGATGCAGCAAGCAGAAGATTTAATTCAAAAGCGTATCCATAAACATCGACAAAAGAAACTCGATCATGAAAAACGAAAGGCACAAAAGCAACAGGAAAGTGAGGCTTAAAACATGCGTAGTCCTGCGGTTGTGTTACGAAGTAAATTTGTCACACCTGGTTCCAATACCTTTAACGATTACATTAATTATATCGATCGTGAAGATGCCAAGCGTCATATTCATGTGAACCAATCATCCAAAGAAACGGATGATTTTTTTGTGTTTCATAACTTCATGGATTATATGGATGATGAAGCAAAACAAGGTGATTTATTTACTAAAGATAACGATCAGTTAAATCCGAATGACAAGAAAACGTTAAAGCAACAATTTCAAAAAGCACAACAAAATGAATCACCTATGTGGCAGGATGTCATAAGTTTTGATAATGAATGGTTGGCGGGGCAAGGTCTTTATAATCCGACAACACATTCAATAGATGAAGCAAGCATGCGCAAGGTTGTTCGTGAAACAATGGACACTGTGCTGCGGTCAGAAGGTATGGAAAAATCAGCTGTATGGACAGCATCGTTACATTATAATACCGACAACATTCATGTCCATATTGCTTCAACTGAAACACATCCCACACGTGAAAAAATGGACGTATTTGATAAGGAAAGTCAAACTTGGCGAGAAGAATACCGTGCCAAACGTAAACCCAAGACACTGGATAAAATGAAATCTAAAGTGGCCAACATGATTCTGGATAGAACGCATGAACGGAATAAAATTGATGACCTTGTTCGTGGAACCGTTCATCATAAAAAAGAACATGGTGTTTCCTTGGCCACTTATCGCCAAACGAAAACATTATTTCAGGAAGCCATGAACCACCTTCCATCGGATAAGAAACAATGGCGATATGGTTATCAATCGATTAATGAAGCAAGACCGTATATAGATGACATAACAACGATTTATCTGCAGAAATTTCATAGTGACGACATGGAACAATTGCATCAGCAATTGGGTGAGGAAGTGAATGTGATGAAAGAAATGTACGGTGAAGGAAGTGATTATGAAAGGTATAAACAAACAAAACTGGATGACCTGAAGAAGCGTATGGGTAATGCAGTATTGTCTGAGATGCGGAACTATGCGAAAGCGCAAAACGATTTATCGTTTCAGCCAAAACGATTAAATGGATGGCAATCATTCAATCGGCAGCAATCATTTTCCTATCGACATCAGACTGTTTATGCGTTTAATGCTTCCATGATGAAGTTAAGTAAAGCTATGCGGAGAACATTTCATGATTATCAAAAAGACCGAAACCTGCAGGAATTTGACCGGCTAATGGATGGCTACGAATAAATAAAAGGGTGGTGGCGTTAGTGGACAATGTATACTTCTTATTTAGTATTATAGTGATGGCGCTATTTGTTTTTCCAATGACTATAAAATACGTTAAGAAGAAAAAACGGTTTAACCTAATGAAAAGGTCAGGCATAAGAGATATTGATGGTATGAAAGGCTATCAATTTGAAGCGTACCTGCAGGTGTTGTTTAAAGAATTAGGGTATCAGCCAATTGTGACGCAAAAGTCAGGTGACTATGGCGCCGATGTGGTGCTTAAAGGTAGAAATAAAATTGTGATACAGGCAAAACGCTATGGTACTAAACACAAAGTGAGCATGGATGCCGTACGTGAAGTATTGGCGGCCATGTTTTTTTATAAGGCAGATGAAGCGTGGGTGATTACGAATTCTTTTTTCACGAAACAGGCTGAAACATTAGCCAAAGCATGTGGTGTAAAATTATTAAACCGGTATGAGTTAGAGAAATTCATTGTGAAAATTAATCCAACAAAGCAGCCAAAATAATTCACACGGAAAAGGAGCGAATTAAGTTGACCGTTACGGTATTAGCTGAGAAACCGAGTCAGGCTAAGCACTATGCAGAAGCGTTTCAACATGTCAGTCAAAAAGATGGCTACATGGAGGTGAACGATGATCGATTCTTTCAAGAAAGAACATATATCACCTGGGGAGTTGGTCATTTGGTGGAGCTGGTTCCACCGGAATCCTATAACGACTCGTGGAAACAATGGCATTTAGACAACTTACCAATATTCCCGGAAACATTTCAATTTCAAGTAAGTAAGGATAAAACGAAACAGTTTAACGTTGTGAAGCAATTATTGAAGGAAACAGATGAAATCATTGTCGCAACTGATTGCGACCGTGAAGGTGAAAATATTGCGAGAAGTATTATTAAAATGGCCGGCGCTTCCAATAAACCAACCAAGCGGTTATGGATAAACTCATTGGAAGTCGATGAAATTCAGAAAGGGTTTAAACAGTTAAGGGATGGAGCAAACTATGTGTCATTGTATAAGGAAGCACAAACGCGTCAATTAAGTGATTGGCTGGTCGGTATGAATGCGTCCCGGTTATATACATTGCTCTTACAACAGAATGGCATGAAAGGCGTCTTTAGTGTTGGCCGGGTTCAAACGGCCACCCTTTATTTATTGTATAAACGACAGCAGGAAATCGAGAACTTTGTCTCTAAACCTTTTTTCGAACTGGTTGGCAATGTAAGTGTTAAGAACGGTTCGTTTGATGCCAAAGTGAAAGAACGTTACCAAACAGAAGAGGATGCCAAGGATGTCTTGGA
Protein-coding regions in this window:
- a CDS encoding DUF5592 family protein, translating into MTYEIPKEIKAKPKILGLEMRELVILLISSLLVLTILRDLVHSVFMIPYFVAVIGFMIYLFIPSGHNPKKRHYESLILFFRHKKTGYHAMDKHKQENHQLRQ
- a CDS encoding M23 family metallopeptidase, producing the protein MKHIWGAVKAIGKTKAVGWIVGLAAANIIPILIGLVLMSIMFAIIGALGGSVDEQQSNQNNPSAGYVCSATGEINQKKWDDVFQNQKRSGSLKGHGDDIIQLSEEKGLDPVLFASIALHETAWGKSNAIQQKNNPGGLMNPDGSGLFQFSTLKEGLESMSQTLYNRIKVDGLVTIEQLGSVYAPVGAENDPNNLNEHWVPTTKEIAQKLGGLTMNCEPSDQPDMELIGDKEWISSHTKNITSGFGNRSCGGCSSFHAGIDVASGGIRGAPITAFADGEIVISKANGTTFQSSSNNMGTGYGWYVEIRHDDGLRTRYAHMMEKGKPVGTNVEAGEVIGKVGSTGASTGAHLHFEVIVNGEKVDPMPYVKPFLTGEQ
- the mobP2 gene encoding MobP2 family relaxase — translated: MRSPAVVLRSKFVTPGSNTFNDYINYIDREDAKRHIHVNQSSKETDDFFVFHNFMDYMDDEAKQGDLFTKDNDQLNPNDKKTLKQQFQKAQQNESPMWQDVISFDNEWLAGQGLYNPTTHSIDEASMRKVVRETMDTVLRSEGMEKSAVWTASLHYNTDNIHVHIASTETHPTREKMDVFDKESQTWREEYRAKRKPKTLDKMKSKVANMILDRTHERNKIDDLVRGTVHHKKEHGVSLATYRQTKTLFQEAMNHLPSDKKQWRYGYQSINEARPYIDDITTIYLQKFHSDDMEQLHQQLGEEVNVMKEMYGEGSDYERYKQTKLDDLKKRMGNAVLSEMRNYAKAQNDLSFQPKRLNGWQSFNRQQSFSYRHQTVYAFNASMMKLSKAMRRTFHDYQKDRNLQEFDRLMDGYE
- a CDS encoding restriction endonuclease, producing MDNVYFLFSIIVMALFVFPMTIKYVKKKKRFNLMKRSGIRDIDGMKGYQFEAYLQVLFKELGYQPIVTQKSGDYGADVVLKGRNKIVIQAKRYGTKHKVSMDAVREVLAAMFFYKADEAWVITNSFFTKQAETLAKACGVKLLNRYELEKFIVKINPTKQPK